In Rhopalosiphum padi isolate XX-2018 chromosome 3, ASM2088224v1, whole genome shotgun sequence, the genomic stretch GGTTTATTAGCTATGCGTCACTCTGTATGTCGTACAGTGTGTGGTACacagatatgtataataaactagattGCTAACTGCTGCATCCTATCAATGTGTTTAGTTGAAGCAGACAGCAGCCATTTAATTCGAGGCCTATGGGCTTTATCACGGCCTTAGATTTGTTTGATAAGGaagccgataaaaaaaataaataattaaattataaaacaaatttttattgcacgttatttttcttatttaaacaaattttgtatctaaatatcaataacaatttttaacataGTTTATTCAGATAGGTTAACAATTTttacatgttataaaataaaatggttttactGAGTTTCTGTCATTTACTAGCAGTTTTCATAATCGaggatgttattattttactgtaagaaTATAATCTCACGTTAAGATAGGTTCTGGTTACTTTGTTTATAATATCGATTTTGTGAGGTCTTGCCAATAAATCTGTTGAATTCCAGCAAGCATCACATTTTGGAAATAGCGTGGTGTCTGTCGCCAGTGAGTTTTGgacatttatcataatttttaaatccatatttttaataaacatttgttttttatccaccataatggttttaaataatgtttctgtcaatttaacaattttgtatACCCCATAAGAAGCATACTTCAAACCGCCTCTGTTtttcataattgtaaaatattttggtgtggtattattttgataaacgtGATCATTTTCAATGTATGGATCTGTAATAGCTTCAATACAACCATCACATTTCAAAGTTGGGATtagttttttaacaatatatccacttatgtaatataatatattttcaatagtgatgctattaaaatctaatttattgtaCTGTTCTGCTAACAATGAAATATCAAAttcattttctaaattttgTTCTGGTGCTTTATATTTCCATTTGATTGAAAAAAGAGAATCTTCATGAGGTGACATCAGTGTACAGTTTCCTGAGCTAAGTCTTATTGAAGTGTGCAATAAAGTACTTTTTAGAGCATGTTTGAATTGCAAACAGGtaggattattattatgacccAATCGACCTCTcataaatccaaaaaaaatttctattgcATCTTGGCTTAATTTGTATgtcagaataaatttaaaatgttgatttattaacAAATCCTTTGCTATAGCTATAGTAGATTTTATGGATGCAGCAAAACCTAATatgaatgtttttcttttacttttCCACAGATCTTGCCCAGTAGCTGTCTTCAGTGAATACAaatagtcaatattatttttcatttttgtttctaagtattgaatattttgtttattaattggtTGTTTAAAGCCTTTTGCATATGGGTTTCTGGAATTCAAGAAATCAAAAATCTCATCTACAACCCTGATGAATCTTATTGTTGCAtcacaattttcaaaatcttttgaGGTCTTGGATAGAAATTGTAGAGAGTCTGCGACGGAACTGCTAAGTGTTTGAACTGCTAACTTTACCTTCATACTATTGCTTTTCCAATTTATATGTGAAGAGTTTATCTTGTTTGCCAATTTAAAGCCCATGTCGTTTTgcagttcaaataatttatgaatatatctcCATTCAATAAGACTGTTGTTTGAATCTTTAAATACTCCTAGTGTTCCCAAAGCATTCCTAGCTAATTTAACATTATGGCATGCATCAGGTGTGAAATAAACATTAGCTTTAGTTGAAGTTATCGAAAAATCAGACTTGATAAAATCAAAAGGTTGGTCTAGATCACATCCTAGAGTTTTAAAAGTTGAAGAATTAGCATATGCTCCATCACAGGTGACTGCCACAACATTAATCCCAAATTTATCACATTGGGTAATAGCAATCCTAATTAATTGAGCttgtacatttgatttaattttatctacaaACCAATACCCAATTGGCCATttccatttttgttttaagctagacaacataaaaactaaaacctCCGTTGACTCTTTTTCACAGTCTTCAACTGTCAAACTATTACCATAGTCACAATAACCAACAAaccttaaaaaattttaatttataaatttatatctagttataatatattcaactatgaataatattttctaataatacatacatatgacTAACTTTATCCCACTGAACTGATTTTTTAATACTCATGGAGTCTAATATCAAACAACAAAATTTGTCTTCTTTGGGAAATTTACCTATTTCTAATAGGACATCTTGTAAAATACCAGTTTCAGCATTTATATTTGATACCCAATTTCGTATAGCACTTGGATTAGGCAAAGAAATTGAAGtcctttaaattacaatttatttttcaaaattacaatttctgtaactcaaatatataattgtttcagTTATTGaggatatatacctacctaacataGTTATATGCTTttggagaataaaaataaagtgtagTTGCAAACTTTTTTACTTCTTCGCTGTATCGCCTTGCAGTAGGAGCCACAttaccattatttataatatcttttaaaaaaacct encodes the following:
- the LOC132924109 gene encoding uncharacterized protein LOC132924109 isoform X1: MPYKCCADGCSSKDGVVGSTTKLFRFPIDELRRQKWVHSIQRDNFIPTKFSRLCSLHFNKSEFVEAPEKLILKNTAIPSNFDCSKKAIKCLSSNKFDHNYSSSVSSSSNIINIITTSPNLPIDSGVENAGCNYEVVDLTFIGPKTKMKNNIDYLYSLKTATGQDLWKSKRKTFILGFAASIKSTIAIAKDLLINQHFKFILTYKLSQDAIEIFFGFMRGRLGHNNNPTCLQFKHALKSTLLHTSIRLSSGNCTLMSPHEDSLFSIKWKYKAPEQNLENEFDISLLAEQYNKLDFNSITIENILYYISGYIVKKLIPTLKCDGCIEAITDPYIENDHVYQNNTTPKYFTIMKNRGGLKYASYGVYKIVKLTETLFKTIMVDKKQMFIKNMDLKIMINVQNSLATDTTLFPKCDACWNSTDLLARPHKIDIINKVTRTYLNVRLYSYSKIITSSIMKTASK